A window of Acipenser ruthenus unplaced genomic scaffold, fAciRut3.2 maternal haplotype, whole genome shotgun sequence genomic DNA:
CAGCGCCACCTCCCTCGGGGCGATTTCAGGCACACCAGACCCCACCTTTCCAGTCCTCCGCCCGGGAACAACGTTCAGCGGGCTCCCCATGCGCTGGAAGTTCTTTCAGGGGCTGAAGCAAGAGATTCGCGGAGGGCAGTGCTTTCACCAGGGCATTCAAATCAGAAGATGAATTTTAAAAAGGGGACAGCCttattttattacatatatatGTTTGACTGTGTGTAATTTAAAgggcaagtcacttcacctccttgtgctccgtccttcggatgagacgtcaaacaaacgagctcctattggaagtgactctgcagcagcagcagcagcagttgttgatgatgcagagttcaccctcctagtcgctttggataaaagcgtctgctaaatgagtaattaataataacaataataataataataataataatttttgaaatAACCCCAAACTCCTAGCAGCAGCATTTGTGTAAATCAGTCACCTAACTGACTGATCCCCTGGTTTGGGGAGCGTTGTATAATTTTAGTCTAACCACACAGACTCCTTTTTCATAGCTTGGGTTCTGGAAGTGCGTCACGCTGTATGTGAGACGGACCCCCAGGGGGCCTCGGACCCTCAGTTTGGGAAACCCCTGGTCTAGACAGAAATGAAAACATAAGCGTGACACACTTCATAACCCGAGCTATGAAAAGGGAGTCTGTgtggttatgctaagattatgcCAAGCCCTCGTTAGACCCCTCCTGGAatagcgtgagagagagagagagagagagagagagagagagacagagagagagagagagagagagagagagagagagagagagagagagagagagagagacacacagacagagtgagacagagagagagagagagagagagagagattataaatgcatggaatagccccACCAGGTGATTTGAAACACtgggaatgcttttaaaaaaaaaaagagtagattctgtgcttttaaaccCGCCAGGAGGGGAGAACGGTGCtgacaagggacgagccttgatgggctgaacggcctcttTGTCGCTCTTGTGTTCTTACCATTGGACCGTCGCTGCTCATGTCTCCTGACCCAAGGTGAGTCAAATGGATGAAATTCATGGGCTCCCCGATCATGCTCCGGTCAATGCGCCGCCTCTTCTTTTTCTAAAGCAACACAATTACAGAAATGCGTCTTATTCAATTGATCTTGTTTatgtctgtaaaaatatgcaGGGTCTGTGTTAACAggaactgaactgctccctccctccctccctcacacccctaagagaaagggtgctccctccagtccagggcaggcttgatgcacggagactgaactgctccctccttccctcaccccccctaagagaaagggtgctccctccagtccagggcaggcttgaggcacggagactgaactgctccctccctccctccctccctccctcaccccccctaagagaaagcaTGCTTCctctagtccagggcaggcttgaggcacggagactgaactgctccctccctccctccctccctcaccccccctaagagaaagggggctccctccagtccaggaatGTTTGCTGGATTAATTTGGGAATCACAAGAACAGACCAGAACAAACAGGACTATAAATAAACCAGCTGGGCTCCACGCTAGCTTCCTCTCTCTCAGAGTCTGGTTTATTGTTGTTTAAACTTTACTCATAAAGAGACCAGAGGaagaacgaaaaaaaaaagtttacacaaCGTTAATGTGTTTTCTGTTCAGGAAAAGGgtggagtttaaaaaaaacaaactaaaaaacaaaaattgcaaAAGAGGTCAAAGTTCAGAAGATTGGGAAAAACACTGCGTCATCCAATCAGAAGAGCTACAGGAAGGAGGCATGAGCACCAGCCAATCAGGAAGGGGGTCTTTTCAGTGCACTGAGCGATCTACAGctagccaaaagtgttgcatcgcctggaattttaggattgagacatcattaaaaaaaaaaaaaaaaaaatcttatttatttatttatcacgtaatcaaagagagaatacaaaatcatttttaaaaaagtctaccggaaggaagCCATGATAGTAGCACAGTAGTCATTTTTTAATGTGCCAGTATTTctttcatgaagtatatggaaaactataaagcagtggtgtgtaattcaatatgttaacatagcattattcagcaggtttcgttcgacttcattagttcattctatagggggatgcaaaacttttgtccagagctgcaGACGAGGCGTGTGAAACTCAATCACACTCCCTATGGCAGCGTGTGGAGCTGAGAAGCAGAGGAAATGCTGTTGAGACACACAGCTCTGCTCTGCGGTCAGATATGTGCAGAGTCACCTTCACAACACCGCCCTGCGATGACACAAGCTGGCTTGCTATTCCCCTAACCTTCTACTGCTGAGAAAATGTGTGTACAGAAGCCaagaataataattacagtaagtcgtgcctttaccagaccctcggggacccctgcgctcccctgactgtgtgactcccccctgtacaccacgcggccgtgcctttaccagaccctcggggacccctgcgctcccctgactgtgtgactcccccccctgcacaccacgcggccgtgcctttaccaagggagacccttggggacccctgcgctcccctgactgtgtgactcccccctgcaccccatgcggccgtgcctttaccagaccctcggggacccctgcgctcccctgactgtgtgactcccccctgcacaccacgcggccgtgcctttaccaggggagaccctcggggacccctgcgctcccctgactgtgtgacttccccctgcacaccacgcggccgtgcctttaccaggggagaccctcggggacccctgcgctctcctgactgtgtgactcccccctgcacaccacgcggccgtgcctttaccaggggagaccctcggggacccctgcgctcccctgactatgTGACTCCCCAGAACGTAAATGGGCACAGAAAATAAACTTACCGGCTGGGGTTTCTCTGCCACACAGCAACCGATTTTGTGCCAGAAATCGCTCATGCCTGCGGCCCGCTCCGCTCCCCCTCTGAAATCCCTGCTTGACGTGCAGCCCCCGGGGGCAGgtgtttattttaaagttcttcttTCCAGCTACTCCATCCAGGTGTCCTGGGTGCCCGGCCCCTCCcttgtctgtttgtttctttctctccgttaccctcctctctctctctctctctctctctctctctctgtatctgtgAGTTTTGTTCCCTCTAGTCAAACCTGTTGAGGCAAAGACAGACAGTTACTGATTGCGTTTGTGGACAGAAGCCAAAGAGCCTTACACTGCACCCCTCTATCcctctaaacacacacacacacacacacacacacacacacacacacacacacacacactgacagacacacacacacacacacacacacacacacccgcacacacacactgacagacacacacacacacacgcacactcgaactcgcacacgcagacacacacacactcgcacttgcacacacacacacacacacacactgacagacacacacacacacacacagacacacacacactgacagacacacgcagacacacactgacagacacacacacagacacacactgacagacacacacacagacacacacgcacactgacagacacacacagacacacagacaccccccccac
This region includes:
- the LOC117395599 gene encoding CDC42 small effector protein 1-A, with protein sequence MSDFWHKIGCCVAEKPQPKKKRRRIDRSMIGEPMNFIHLTHLGSGDMSSDGPMPGSVQQQMRSKGESAMGRNSLL